A window of Terriglobus sp. RCC_193 contains these coding sequences:
- a CDS encoding MotA/TolQ/ExbB proton channel family protein has product MILAHAAAAFAHVPATLGMFFQEDGGAAAGGFSVLSMLKSMGWIDLVVVGLLFIMSIWSLAVMIDRALYFSAAKSQSREFAPKVAGALKDGRLDEAIKVADRSKKSHLAEVVTAGLQEFRSYGSGGAISDEQIESSKRALERSEAIVHAKLKRGLGSLATIGSTAPFIGLFGTVVGILHAFQQIATQKTSGIGAVAGGISEALVTTAFGLLVAIPAVMAFNYFTNKVESFDVEMDNSSSELVDYFIKQSQR; this is encoded by the coding sequence GTGATTCTCGCTCACGCAGCAGCAGCATTCGCTCATGTACCCGCCACTCTCGGCATGTTCTTCCAGGAAGACGGTGGCGCGGCCGCTGGCGGCTTCTCCGTTCTCTCCATGCTTAAGAGCATGGGCTGGATCGATCTTGTTGTGGTCGGCCTTCTCTTCATCATGTCCATCTGGTCGCTGGCCGTCATGATCGACCGCGCCCTTTACTTCTCGGCTGCCAAGAGCCAGTCGCGTGAATTCGCTCCCAAGGTTGCTGGCGCCCTGAAGGACGGTCGTCTGGACGAGGCAATCAAGGTTGCTGACCGTTCGAAGAAGTCGCACCTCGCTGAGGTTGTCACCGCTGGTCTCCAGGAGTTCCGCTCCTACGGTTCCGGTGGCGCCATCTCCGACGAGCAGATCGAATCGTCGAAGCGCGCTCTGGAGCGTTCGGAAGCCATCGTTCACGCCAAGCTGAAGCGCGGTCTGGGTTCGCTGGCCACCATCGGTTCCACCGCACCGTTCATCGGCCTGTTCGGCACCGTCGTCGGCATTCTGCACGCCTTCCAGCAGATCGCTACGCAGAAGACCTCGGGCATCGGCGCAGTCGCTGGCGGTATCTCGGAAGCTCTGGTTACGACCGCTTTCGGTCTGCTTGTGGCTATCCCTGCCGTTATGGCCTTCAACTACTTCACGAACAAGGTTGAATCCTTTGACGTGGAGATGGACAACAGCTCCTCGGAACTCGTCGACTACTTCATCAAGCAGTCGCAGCGCTAG
- a CDS encoding energy transducer TonB has protein sequence MFEDSLVESSGKLKSKSGRWMWVTAGFNLAIVLVMILIPLLYPEALPKTAMTAMLTAPPPPPPPPPPPPPAQVVKVTKVVQALDAFTAPTKIPKKIDMTHEDPPPPANVAGVAGAGMGSGSGSAGGIMGGLGLGAAPTPVVKAPPKPTGPAKISSGVMAGQILVKTQPVYPPIAKAAHVSGSVVLHAIISKTGTVEQLSVVSGPEMLRANAISAVQQWKYKPYLLNGEPTEVDTTITVNFTFGG, from the coding sequence ATGTTTGAAGATTCTTTGGTGGAGTCATCCGGCAAGCTGAAGTCGAAGTCTGGCCGTTGGATGTGGGTAACGGCAGGCTTCAACCTGGCCATTGTCCTGGTGATGATTCTTATCCCGCTCCTCTACCCGGAAGCGCTGCCGAAGACCGCCATGACGGCGATGCTGACGGCACCTCCGCCACCACCGCCGCCACCGCCACCACCACCGCCGGCACAGGTGGTGAAGGTGACCAAGGTTGTGCAGGCCCTGGACGCGTTTACCGCGCCCACCAAGATTCCGAAGAAGATCGACATGACCCATGAAGATCCGCCGCCGCCGGCAAACGTTGCCGGTGTGGCTGGTGCGGGCATGGGATCGGGTTCCGGTTCCGCTGGTGGCATCATGGGCGGTCTCGGTCTGGGTGCTGCTCCCACCCCGGTGGTGAAGGCTCCGCCGAAGCCGACGGGTCCTGCCAAGATTTCCTCCGGCGTTATGGCGGGTCAGATCCTGGTGAAGACGCAGCCGGTCTATCCGCCGATCGCTAAGGCGGCCCACGTTTCCGGTTCGGTTGTGCTGCACGCCATTATTTCGAAGACGGGTACCGTGGAGCAGCTTTCCGTGGTTTCCGGTCCGGAAATGCTACGCGCCAACGCCATCTCCGCTGTGCAGCAGTGGAAGTACAAGCCATATCTCTTGAACGGCGAGCCCACGGAAGTGGACACGACGATCACAGTAAACTTCACCTTCGGCGGATAA
- a CDS encoding M20/M25/M40 family metallo-hydrolase produces the protein MHLRLTIAAVFLLCLPLVAQTAKPGAGVDFERYGKPLTKQPADPQIAAALRDVSPVEMRKTIEALVSFRNRNTAGGGDTTLPPHTGVDAAAAWIRERFEAISKDCGNCLEIHEDVYLQPAQPGPRARILKPTPLKSIYAVMKGTSDPDRRVLVTGHYDSFFVRDMQNVRDEAPGANDDASGTAVSLECARVLTKHRFPATIVFATVTGEEQGLLGSRHLAQTARKEGWNLEAVLNNDIVGGDTTPADLANEDKHRVRVFSEGISLAATPEETQKILAAGYESDSSSRQLARAVADVARTYTESAPPKTTDALRPTLVFRLDRYGRGGDHSSFNREGFTGVRFTEWRENFDHQHQTVRVENGTQFGDLIQFDDFPYMARVARLNAAALATLATAPPIPQNVQFKAGGLNNDTTITWTSTADAHDEVLWRETNAPDWQFSAPVASFQLIADGNTKTMTLPVSKDNVILAIRSCDGKGHCSPAAAPLPK, from the coding sequence ATGCACCTCCGTCTCACGATCGCTGCTGTCTTTCTGCTGTGCCTTCCTCTTGTCGCACAAACCGCCAAACCCGGGGCGGGGGTCGATTTCGAGCGGTATGGCAAGCCTTTGACAAAACAGCCCGCCGATCCGCAGATTGCCGCGGCACTGCGCGACGTGTCTCCTGTAGAGATGCGTAAAACGATTGAGGCGCTGGTCAGCTTTCGCAATCGCAACACCGCTGGTGGTGGAGACACCACACTGCCACCACATACCGGCGTAGACGCTGCAGCAGCATGGATTCGCGAACGCTTTGAAGCGATCAGCAAGGACTGCGGAAATTGTCTGGAAATTCATGAGGATGTTTACCTGCAGCCTGCCCAGCCGGGCCCGCGTGCACGCATCCTCAAGCCCACGCCGCTGAAGAGTATTTACGCGGTGATGAAGGGCACCAGCGATCCAGATCGCCGCGTTCTGGTCACAGGTCATTACGACAGCTTCTTCGTCCGCGACATGCAGAACGTGCGTGATGAAGCGCCCGGCGCCAATGACGACGCCAGCGGCACCGCCGTGTCACTGGAATGCGCGCGCGTGCTCACAAAACATCGCTTCCCGGCCACCATCGTCTTCGCTACCGTTACAGGCGAAGAGCAGGGCCTGCTTGGCAGCCGCCATCTTGCGCAAACGGCCAGGAAAGAAGGCTGGAACCTTGAGGCTGTTCTGAACAACGATATTGTGGGAGGCGACACCACGCCCGCCGATCTGGCCAACGAAGACAAGCACCGCGTACGTGTCTTCTCTGAAGGAATCTCGCTAGCGGCAACACCTGAAGAGACACAGAAGATTCTCGCCGCCGGATATGAGAGCGATTCGTCATCGCGTCAGCTTGCGCGCGCCGTTGCAGATGTCGCTCGCACGTACACCGAATCCGCTCCACCGAAAACAACAGATGCGTTGAGACCTACGCTGGTTTTCCGGCTCGATCGTTATGGTCGCGGAGGCGATCACTCCTCCTTCAATCGCGAAGGCTTCACCGGCGTTCGCTTCACGGAGTGGCGCGAGAACTTTGACCACCAGCACCAGACAGTTCGCGTGGAGAACGGCACACAGTTCGGCGACCTGATCCAGTTCGATGACTTTCCTTACATGGCGCGTGTTGCACGGTTGAATGCGGCCGCGCTAGCCACGCTCGCCACCGCACCGCCGATTCCGCAGAACGTACAGTTCAAGGCAGGTGGCCTGAACAACGACACCACCATCACCTGGACCTCTACCGCAGATGCGCACGACGAAGTGCTGTGGCGTGAAACCAACGCACCAGACTGGCAGTTCAGCGCACCCGTGGCTTCCTTCCAACTCATCGCAGACGGCAACACGAAGACCATGACACTGCCCGTATCCAAGGACAACGTCATCCTCGCCATCCGAAGCTGCGATGGGAAAGGTCACTGCAGCCCAGCCGCCGCACCGTTGCCGAAGTAA
- a CDS encoding cupin domain-containing protein translates to MNSTRRDLCLSLPALAFFAEMSGIAQQAAHPAEAESKPDPAKIAAGTKTFSNNHIFNARELPIHNSKTGSSQAVCQGVLPTGEGVEMHNTVLLPGMAPHPPHQHMHSEWLFLREGKVEWLIDGKWEPAEAGDILYASSMKLHGLKNIGTVPAKYFVMAVGPNLKG, encoded by the coding sequence ATGAACTCCACACGCCGCGACCTGTGCCTAAGCTTGCCCGCCCTTGCTTTCTTTGCCGAGATGTCCGGTATCGCGCAACAGGCAGCGCATCCTGCGGAGGCAGAATCCAAGCCCGATCCCGCAAAGATTGCTGCCGGGACAAAGACCTTCTCAAACAATCACATCTTCAACGCTCGCGAGCTCCCCATTCACAACAGCAAAACGGGATCATCGCAGGCAGTTTGCCAGGGCGTGCTGCCCACAGGTGAAGGTGTGGAGATGCACAATACGGTGTTGTTGCCGGGCATGGCGCCGCATCCGCCGCATCAGCACATGCATTCGGAATGGCTGTTCCTGCGCGAAGGCAAAGTGGAGTGGTTGATCGACGGCAAATGGGAACCGGCAGAAGCAGGCGACATTCTGTACGCGAGCAGTATGAAACTGCATGGCCTGAAGAATATCGGTACAGTTCCGGCGAAGTATTTCGTCATGGCGGTTGGGCCTAATCTGAAGGGCTGA